In Massilistercora timonensis, the following are encoded in one genomic region:
- a CDS encoding P-II family nitrogen regulator yields MNHIYMLGLITNRGMRERFLHFFREYHIEVTFAALGRGTAGSALLDYLGMEDTEKAVYFAVITRDTWQELKKALYARMRIDIPGRGIAFLIPLSSVGGKKVLQYLTVGQKIEIEEESTLQNTEYELLVAIANSGYTEVIMDAARSAHAPGGTVLHAKGTGAEHAERFLGISLAEEKEMVFIVVKAARKNAIMRAIMEQAGTDSKAGTVVFSLPVTETAGLRMMEEMDED; encoded by the coding sequence ATGAACCATATCTATATGCTGGGACTGATCACTAACCGGGGAATGCGGGAACGGTTCCTTCATTTCTTCCGGGAATATCATATCGAGGTGACGTTCGCTGCCCTGGGAAGAGGAACTGCGGGAAGCGCGCTCCTGGATTACCTGGGCATGGAGGATACAGAGAAAGCGGTTTACTTCGCAGTGATCACCCGGGATACCTGGCAGGAACTGAAGAAGGCTCTGTACGCTCGGATGCGGATCGACATTCCGGGACGGGGGATCGCCTTTCTGATCCCGCTGAGCAGCGTGGGAGGCAAGAAGGTCCTGCAGTATCTTACGGTAGGTCAGAAGATTGAGATCGAGGAGGAGAGCACATTGCAGAATACAGAATATGAATTGCTGGTGGCGATCGCCAATTCCGGATACACAGAGGTAATCATGGATGCGGCCAGAAGCGCCCATGCTCCGGGAGGCACGGTCCTTCATGCCAAGGGAACAGGAGCAGAACACGCAGAACGGTTCCTGGGGATCAGCCTTGCGGAAGAAAAAGAAATGGTATTTATCGTGGTGAAAGCCGCGCGGAAAAACGCGATTATGCGAGCCATCATGGAACAGGCCGGAACGGACTCCAAAGCCGGGACGGTTGTATTTTCCCTCCCGGTAACGGAGACAGCCGGCCTGCGCATGATGGAAGAAATGGATGAAGATTAA
- a CDS encoding alanine/glycine:cation symporter family protein, protein MFAEIISTISNLLYSYILIVLLLGAGIYFSIRTRFVQFRMFVESLRVVAQPGNDKNGLSSFQALMVSTASRVGTGNIAGISTAICLGGAGAVFWMWLTAILGSASAFIESTLAQIYKHRAEDGSSYGGPAYYIQAALKKHWIGVLFAVTLICTYMGGFNLVASFNIADSFRAYSFFDPKMTPLLVGVILALIFAVSIFGGSKQISRITGVLVPLMGIFYLAVALFIVVTHYQLIPGMFADIFSNAFDFQAIFGGFAGSCIMNGIKRGLFSNEAGVGSAPNAAASAAVSHPVKQGLVQMLSVFIDTILICSATAFMLLCSGTAPSVEQAGMPWVQAAASSSLGGFGTIFITIALCLFAFTTLIGNFYYAEMGLQFLCGRKPGKVLLNIFRIVAALVVLAGATMEFGLVWNMADVLMGLMALINLPVILILGGPAIRAMQDYMKQKKEGRDPEFKAADIQLKDKTDFWN, encoded by the coding sequence AGAAATCATCAGCACCATCAGCAATCTTCTGTACAGCTACATTCTGATCGTTCTTCTGCTGGGCGCCGGCATTTATTTCTCCATCCGGACCCGCTTTGTCCAGTTCCGCATGTTTGTGGAGTCCCTGCGGGTAGTCGCGCAGCCAGGCAATGACAAGAACGGTCTTTCATCCTTCCAGGCTCTCATGGTATCCACGGCCTCCCGTGTGGGAACCGGAAATATCGCCGGTATCTCCACTGCCATCTGCCTGGGCGGCGCAGGCGCTGTATTCTGGATGTGGCTGACCGCCATCCTTGGAAGCGCCTCTGCTTTCATCGAGAGCACCCTGGCCCAGATCTACAAACACCGGGCAGAGGACGGCAGCTCCTACGGCGGCCCTGCCTACTATATCCAGGCAGCGCTTAAGAAGCACTGGATCGGCGTTCTGTTCGCAGTCACCCTGATCTGCACCTACATGGGCGGATTCAACCTGGTGGCCTCCTTCAACATTGCCGACTCCTTCCGGGCTTACAGCTTCTTTGATCCCAAGATGACTCCCCTGCTTGTGGGCGTGATCCTGGCTCTGATCTTCGCAGTCTCCATCTTCGGCGGCAGCAAGCAGATCTCCCGGATCACAGGCGTCCTGGTTCCCTTGATGGGGATCTTCTACCTGGCGGTAGCTCTTTTCATCGTAGTTACCCACTACCAGCTGATCCCTGGCATGTTTGCGGATATTTTCAGCAATGCCTTTGATTTCCAGGCTATATTCGGCGGATTCGCAGGGTCCTGTATCATGAACGGTATCAAGCGGGGACTGTTCTCCAATGAGGCCGGTGTGGGTTCCGCCCCAAACGCGGCTGCAAGCGCGGCGGTCTCTCATCCGGTAAAACAGGGACTGGTCCAGATGCTGTCTGTATTCATCGATACCATCCTGATCTGTTCCGCCACCGCGTTCATGCTGCTTTGCTCCGGCACTGCTCCTTCTGTAGAGCAGGCGGGAATGCCCTGGGTACAGGCTGCCGCCTCCAGCTCTCTGGGCGGATTCGGAACCATCTTCATCACCATCGCGCTGTGTCTGTTTGCCTTCACCACACTGATCGGCAACTTCTACTATGCGGAGATGGGCCTGCAGTTCCTCTGCGGCCGGAAACCCGGCAAAGTCCTTCTCAACATCTTCCGTATCGTAGCCGCCCTTGTGGTACTGGCAGGAGCCACCATGGAATTTGGCCTGGTATGGAATATGGCCGACGTCCTGATGGGGCTCATGGCCCTCATCAACCTTCCGGTGATCCTGATCCTGGGAGGACCTGCCATCCGGGCCATGCAGGACTATATGAAGCAGAAAAAAGAAGGCAGGGATCCGGAGTTCAAGGCTGCGGATATCCAGCTGAAAGATAAAACCGACTTCTGGAATTAA